A genomic stretch from Shewanella woodyi ATCC 51908 includes:
- a CDS encoding sulfotransferase — MTETSKLKPTTNTAANPTSNYRKMTKAFIIGLPRSGTTSVSVALLEHGFKVAHQGFTKQTFELADIVSDAPCFSDYKQLARLYPQAKFIYLDRELEAWVPSMQMLLSRMLPHLDRKTGRFHPILKRSFSHSFGVGEVSDPMDGQHLVECYQRHKKAVFEFFCSVEQHQDNFMSINISEEGSLSKLLNFLSFESEQNASEMNFPHLNFPHLNFPHLNKGRNVASWDEYKHGNKISSNAAGPENRKFFDYKLI, encoded by the coding sequence ATGACTGAAACTAGCAAATTAAAACCAACAACAAACACAGCTGCAAACCCAACATCTAACTATAGAAAGATGACTAAGGCCTTCATCATAGGCCTACCTCGATCTGGTACAACAAGCGTTAGCGTGGCACTGCTTGAGCATGGTTTTAAAGTGGCACATCAGGGATTCACTAAGCAGACCTTTGAGTTAGCAGATATCGTGTCTGACGCTCCCTGTTTCAGTGATTACAAGCAGTTAGCTAGGTTATATCCACAAGCTAAGTTTATCTATCTCGATAGGGAGCTTGAGGCTTGGGTGCCATCGATGCAGATGCTACTAAGCCGTATGTTGCCTCATCTGGACCGCAAAACTGGGCGTTTTCATCCCATTTTAAAGCGTAGTTTTAGCCACAGTTTTGGTGTCGGCGAGGTGAGTGACCCTATGGATGGACAACATTTAGTTGAGTGTTATCAGCGTCATAAGAAAGCCGTATTTGAGTTTTTCTGCTCAGTAGAACAGCATCAAGATAACTTTATGAGTATAAATATCAGCGAAGAGGGAAGTCTATCTAAGTTACTCAATTTCTTAAGCTTTGAGAGTGAACAAAACGCTTCTGAGATGAACTTTCCTCACTTAAACTTCCCACATTTAAACTTTCCACACTTAAATAAGGGCCGAAACGTGGCCAGCTGGGATGAGTATAAACATGGGAATAAGATCAGCAGTAATGCTGCAGGCCCTGAGAATCGTAAGTTTTTCGACTATAAATTAATTTGA